CATCACAGACTCGTCCCTCAAGGCCTATGGCAGACAGCATTTTAGGTGAACTGCTCCTCAACATCTTCTTTGAGCAGCACAACCCTGCCTCCACCGTCCTCTCCAACCACCATCCAAGTCAACCATGAGGACCTCTAAGAAAGTGGAGGTGAAGGGCACTTTGGTGGGAAAGACTTTGTGCAGCGCCCATGCATTCATTtgctgtctctttttctgtctcctctctcatacagatttctgtctctcctgtatctctatttcagtctctctcagaCCTGACCACATAATAACAGACCTACTGTATATTAAAGGACCCTGCCCATGCGTCCTCTCCCGGTCACCTCCCTCTCCATGGGCCTTTATAAGCCTCTCACACAGGGGGGGCACTAATTTCCAAAGAGGGACCTGCACAAGGCATCTGGAAGACTAGCTAGTTTGCAAAGGCATCTATTCACCCACAGCTGGGGGGACACCTTACCTAACATAGCCATGGACAACCATTCATACAACTTCCCCTCCGACTGCACCCCGCTCACCAACTGCAAGTCTGCCCGTAAGCCAGCTGGATCCACCGTGGTGAACATGGGCAACACTGGCAAGAATCCTCCCCGGGACTATCTAATCTGGTCGCTGTGCAACACCTTGTATGTTAACTTCTGCTGCCTGGGTTTCATGGCTCTCATCTACTCAATCAAGGTGAGGtcttgtgcttttgttttttgtttttttccatactTTTGGGCCATTTTTTATGTATAAGTTTCAGGTTGGACGATTTTTCTGAAGCGCTCAACAACTGACGTGTCAAAAGGAAGAGATAGGAAGAGTTTGCACTGTTGTATGTTTAAAAGAAGATGTCCAAGCAATGATTGGAAGATGCTCTTTACAGATGTGATTTATAGAAAGTCCAAACCAAAGCCATTGTTAATTGTTATgtgaaaattgttttatttgacattattgtagtaacatatttttaaaagtcttttaaaatctgtttaaacCTTCATCATTGATTGTAACTCCAAAAGGGttttattaaatgattttaatacTGACGATGTTTATTAACCGATCTTAGTagaattgttttatttgttgatttcttGAGTGATTAGGCATTATGAACACACCAACAGTAGAAATACTGGAGTGCCAGTCTGATGCAACTAGATCTACAACAAGAACATCTCTATGATAATTTTAATGCCTTATATAGTGCAAGTTAggcagtgataaaaaaaaaaaaaaaagctgtgccGAACTGGCAAAGAAAGCTTTATAATAATGGGCAGAGAAAAATATCATATTGGGAAATAAAGCATAGACATATTGCTAAAAGAACAAGTGGGACATTGCCATTACTTCTccagcaaaacagaaaaaaatggcatGGCTGGATTTAGACTGCCAGACTTGTGCAATAGGTAGAGTGATGCCATAAAAAGGATCATGTAGCGTTTGTTCCATCATGTAAATGCTCTGTTGGGAAAACCTttgttgtaaaatgaaaaaaaaaaaaaaacaacaacaatatattTCTGAGACCATAGAGACCTGTTATTGTCCCTGGTCAGATggcaaacacagcagaaagtAGGTGTGCCCTTTACCACAGGAATGGGGCTGTCCAGAAACAGGAACATAAACCTAAACAAAAGTTTTTCTCACTTAAAAGATGGCCAAAAGATCCTTGAAAATGCCATGTGTAAAGCAGGACTGGACAAACTGTAAAACTACCTGAATAAAAAGGTTTCTGAAAACTCACCACAAAAGGGTGTGTATACCCGTtatttaagtcttttttttctgtctgcattgGGAGCAGCTCTGAATCACAGGCCCTGTATTGGCTCAGCGCTCAAATTAAAGACAAGGACTGGCTGCTTGTCTGGGGAGTTAAAAATGGTGTAATTGGCATCCTCCTAATGGGCAAGTACTCATGGGAAATTAGAGAGTGCTGGGGAGAGATTCGGCCTGGTCTGTTCCAAAATACACGGATACACTCAGAGGCAGCTCAAGGATTTCATATCACTCCAACCGTGTACAGCCTtgaatctgtgctgtgtgtggaaAAACTGGGAATTATGGGACAAGCTGCAATGACCTGGCTGTAAACAAAGGCATGACTGAACATTACAATATTCCTTTGTTTGCCCTTGCTATACTATAGGCTTTGTTAGTGTTTACATGGGTGTAAACACATGCTAGGcatttttgttctttatgtgCATGTCTAGCAGGGCCATACAGTGGAGACAAAGCTTTCATGTCTTTAACTATATCCTGTATCAGCTAAAACTaactcagtgtgttttttgtgtgtgtgtgtgtgtgtgtgtgtgtgtgtgtgtgtaggccaGGGACCAGAAAACTCAGGGTAACCTGCAGCTGGCCCAGGAGTGCTCAGACAAGGCCAAGTGGTACAACATCCTGGCAGCTGGCTGGAACCTTCTGATTCCACTTCTGGCCATtgtcctcctcgtcctcttGCTCGTCCACCTGGGCTCATCCCAGGGCTCCTTCGACTTTCTCGGAGAGGACGGCTTCCAAAACTTCATGAAACTGTTCAGCTGGTAGATAGCAGtggagggggaaaaacaaataaaagttcaGTCTCAAAGTCAACCCATTCACACTAACTGTCAGGAGAGGGCATTTGATTAGATTTAGCATATGAGGGCTGACATAATAGCTCCTAAGAATTTTAGCCAGGCTAAGCCAAGTGATAAAGGGATAAGTGCTCCTTTTTTGTATTGTAGTCTCGGCCTGTTCTAGGCTTTCTAAAATCTGCAAAGCATTAAAATAATCCTAATTGgtgaaaaggaaaagcaaacTTTGGGTTGTGTATTACAAGAATATCCTCCTAGGGATGCACCAATACTAATGCTAGTGTCAAATATTAGGCCAGTACTATCTGAGAGTTACACATAAAGAATGATCTGGTCTCGTCTGGCATTATCAAGAACATTAGTATCAGTGCATCCCTAACTGTAATGTCAGCATTGGAGGGCGTTTAGCTTACACCTGCCAGTCTCCCAGAAATGGTCCACTGAGATGTGAAGTTAAATAGAAAATAAGGGAATAAGTGGAAATGAGAAAGACTAAGAGCTGAGTCAAGGCTGAGAGACTGAGCAAGCAGCTACTCTGGGtcatatttgttgttatttattgtatttatgttgAGTGGAAATTTGGGTGACAGCTGAAATTACCGCTAGTCAGCAtagagaaagagcagagagaacagaagaCTGTGGAGCCAAAGTCTGAATACCGTGATGATGAGAAGCCACTTTACAAGGGACAATCAACATTCACCTCCCAcctcctttattttttttttgtctttcatcagtttttaaaactgtataCCTGTTACAACATACAtctattttttgtcattattcGTGTATTTTTAATAGtattttgttgatttatgtATTTTGATTTTACATCATATTGCCAGTCTCTTGTGAGTGAGCTAAATAAACCAGATACTGTTACCTCAGtattgcattaaaaaaagaaactggccTTAGTATTCTCCTTTACATGATGCTTTTACTTACTCTCTCAAAAGTCCTCAGGTCTTTTTCAGATCCCCTTTCAGCTAATGAACACAGGAATGAAGAGATGACTGTTCAAATGGCCCTTGCGGTTCTGTTGCAGCACCTACACCCAACTTTCAAAGCAATCATTTTGGGCTTCATTGGTTTGATTCTGGGGCGGATCTGAGGGAACGGGCAAGGCACAGTTGTTTTCATCCCAGCTGTGAGCCTGCTGCTGTACCAACTATAAACAGAACATCCCATTTTAGGAAACTGTGTAAATGTGCCCTCCAGTTGTAAGGCAGGACTGCCCAGGCAGACCACTACAGAGGAGTCAGCAGCAATGTGGAAGCCTGCAGTTGGACAAGATGGCTCATTTGCTCTCAGTCTGAGGAATTATCACAAATTGAGTGGCATTTTGGGGAACGCTTGTCTGTTTGCTAGCTCTTGGCTGGCTGTTTAGTGTCCCAGGAAAAACTTCATGACCTGAGCCAATGTGTAGGAGTTTCCACTGAACAGATACCAAACTACTTTGTCCTGTCTTTGGGGTCATCATCACAGATGTATGTTGTGCTGCAAAACCACTGAATATCAGAATACGATTAAAACCCCAAAGTTCAAGTTTCCAAAGACACTAAATATGGCATACATCAGACAGGACAAGGTTTCTTCTGCATTTGATGGAattgcttttgtttatttttaaaccaaGGAGTTGAACAAGTAGATGTAGATTCAACATTTATTGATATATTATCATCCCAAGATGTTCTTTCCTGCCAATATTTTTGAGAGGTGTGCAAACACTGTGGTGCCCTCAAGGACTTAAGTGTTTTTGACATCATGTACAGAGCATAAACATTACGTATATGTAATGATTTAAACAGCAAGCATAATTTTTACCTTTCACTACTGACATCTCATACAGTGTGTTGAGATAAAGACAACATGCAAATCAAGAGGGATGTGGCAGCAGACAACGAATCAAGCTGGTACATGCCTTGTATGTGATATTTGAAATACACCCATTGAGATGTTCTTGAgcaatcaagaaaataaatgtgaacatCACACTGCATATCCCTTAGAGGCTTAATTTGTCATCTTGTTCCTTGTCCTTTGTCTTTGATGACTTGGGTGTCCCGCTCCTCCCGACCTCCCACCCTCTGTGCTTCCATCATATTAGCAGCCTCTCCTTCACTCGCAACTTTATTTATACGCACCCAAATCACAGCCTCAAGCTTCCAACTTTCTATTTTCCTCCTGTGGTCAGAGAGAAATGCTTACAGATGTCTGAGCCATGGAGAATTACAGGCTAGCACTGCAGAGGGAGGGGGCGCCAGCTTCTTGCTGCTCATTCTGTTTGCTACAGCTGAGGCCAGGGGAAGCACTGGGAAGACAGTGCTGGAAGAACACATACAAAAACCTTTGTATTAATTAACAAACATCTAACCAAAACTCTTCACTTCACAACATGCCTCACTCTTGCCCTAACTGAAGAGCTTTTAAAACTCACTCAGCAGGTGGTAAAAGTCAAATCAAGCACTATGCAGCATGTATATGATGAACAATACATAAAGAATACATTTTTAGGGATTAAAACGTGTTTAAGTGAGGATttacttacttatttacttacttacttacttaattTACTCAGTTCTAATTTAAACCTAATCTAATCCTGTTTCTAAATCCAAATTCAATCAAATCCCATACCAAACCTTTAACCCTCAAACCCCCCTGACTTGATATAATGTCCCCACTTGTTAAAATATCATCAATCTTTCTGCCATTGTGACACGTTGTTCTCAGTGATATAATAGGACTAAAAGCTCTGACTGGCACCATCAGACAAGCTCATGGGCACCCTAAAAACAGTTCAAGTCTTGTTTTCTCTATGGTCCATCAAGGGAGGCGAGTGGTTACATCCCCAAATTTTTGAAACCTTCCTGAAACAATAATTAACACTACTGTGACAGCAGTACATACGGTAGCAGAAcggacatacagtacacagatTAACATGCGCACATCTACAGACACACCTATATCCAAATAGACATTTTAATCATTCTTGACACATTCATTGTTGATTCTAAGCCTTTGTTTGGACAGTTGCTGTTTAGACAAATAATTACAATAGTGGATTATTTATGAACCCTGCATATGTATATTGTTTGATCAGGAAGGTACTAcctttgatatttgttttttttagttttagaaCATCCCACTTGTCCATTTTTTTCTTAGAGTTTAAGCAGTTCAAGTCCAGTAAATAACTTTAAATGGCACAAGGCCCAGCTGGAATCTGCCcaagataaaaaacagaaaaaggttGGGTcaccaaaactgaaaaatcatgtCAATGTCTTAGAAAGGCTTTTTTCATCGATTAACAAactgattaatctgcagctTATGAAGACTTAAAAGTTAATGCAAACTAGTCCTACATATATGAAGAAAAGAACCAGATGGTAACTTTGACTGATGGAAgaccagcacagtctccagactGACCCCATGGATCTGGTCTGGGATGAgctggacagaaaatgaaagcaaagcagCCTACAAGTTCAACACATCAGTGGGAACCTCTGCAACAGTGTTGGGGCGAACTCTCTGGGCAATATTTGATTTCCACAGTAGAGTGATTATCACAAGTGTCCTCATCTGCTGCATGAGTCCAAAATCTAGATTTCAACAAGAAGATCTCATAATTCCATATTTTCAAAATCTCcaattgtttatttgttctgtactctaattttaaaaacactgagacactgagtTATGGAAATTTATATAACAGCTGTAAAAATGGAGGTGTTGtaaaacttttgactggtagtGTAACTGTCACAATGTAATCTAATCCACTGACACTGTAACTGGGTACACAGAACAGTTAATTTCCAATTTAAACAGCCCATGAGATCACACCTGACTTACTCCAAGCTCCTCCTGTTAAATTGGAAATAAATTTGACTGTTACACAGGAGAACACATTGTTTCGACCTGTCTCTTCATTACGAgatacataaaaatacacaggaGGCAAATACAGCTTGAAAATCATCCATGCTGTAAATTTGCCATTTGTCACCAGGTGTTGAATTTAGTCAAAATGCTGTTAATATATTGTATCCATTTCATAATTTGATTATAGTGCCTGTAAAATTCTTGTGAAAATTCATTAATTCTTATTATGGGTAAGTGATATTGTAGTTAAACTGGTTGCCACACCCTTTGTTCTCATTGCATTGTGTCAGCTCCAAGAGCAAGTTAAGTCTTAACactctttcaaaaaaaaaaaaagaaagaaacacaacacacaacaagcTCCACTGCCACATTGCAAcatccatcttttctttctttctgtgaatAAGTAAATTTTGTCAGAGCTTTATTTTTTGGGTTAAAGTAGGTTAAAGTACAAACTGTTCAAATATTTTGTAAAGTGAAGAGCAAATGAGGCTTAAATCTCATTATCTCCTTTGTGTCTCATAAATGCCAGAATAACAAGCGTATGAAAGCCAAGCATGAACTTGGGTAACTCACAAATCAGAGCAGTGCTGGCGCCACATGTGCCCTTCCACAAGACTGCCAAAATCTGAGATTCTTAATGTTTGTACTTTAGCACAAACATTAGTagtgtgtgtggacacagtATCCGCATAGAATAGGTTATATGCAGTTTACATCTACACCACACACCTCATATTGTGTTACTGGAAGAGTCCATACTTCTATGTCCAGTGAGTGCCTGACCCCTTGTGGCCTGCTAGAAACATGGGATTTCCTGATTTTTATCCACCCAGCCCATTTCTATTTAAAAATCAGGAGAATCTTGGTTATGGCAGTTATGTACGTTTTTCAAGTTTCAAGCTTGATTCGACTTTCTGCGTTTTTATTTCCCTGCTCCTGTTGCTACCAGTTTGCAACATAAATGCTTTCATTTTGTAAGGAGAAAATAAGCAGACAACTCCCACATTTGATCATTAGTATCACAACTATTATGGTACACTTGTACCACAAATGTAAGACATATCCGCACCACTAGAGGGAgcaataaataatttctttcttttgtgtgtgtgtgtgtgtgtgtgtgttgtcttccTCGCCTCACGCGTCTTATTATGCAGCTGACAACACCTTAGCCTCAAGCCAAATGTGCCCATTCCACAGCTCACGTGACTTTAGCAGATTCTCAAACAGACTGCAAGTCTGACTAAAAGGactaaaaatgttttagtaAGATTTTTTCTTACATATTGTGCAGCCAACATTACTTGTTGGGAGCTTTCTTAATTTATTTGCCTTAGGGAAAAAAGTCCcttagaaatatgaaaaatccCTCAGGAATATGTTTCACTTGTTACATAGTCATTTGGGTATTATACAGGTGTGGAGCGGGATAACTAATTATCCCGCAAGACTTTTAATCACTTTAGTAaatttgaaacagaaaaaaacatcattaaacaaaaattaaaaaaacaatattaataagTAGCCGGTTGATGATCTACAGCTGAAGTCCTTACACCAATATTAGGTGATATCTTTGTCAGGCGCATTATCTGTAAGTAAGCAGACGGTCGACAGCCTCAAACACCAGCATgtcaataaaatacaaatgtttccAGACGCCTGGAGCCCCAACACCTTGTCACGACACAAAAGGCTTTAATGTGATAGGCGCGCAGTTTAACTACCCCCTTTCCATTACAGCCTCTCCTCCAGCACGCCCAtagatagagacagacagatacctGTTAGATTTGGCAACACTGGGCGTTTCCAAACACTCCTGGTCTTGACGAGCAAGTTGGTGGAGTCAGCGTTGATCATCGACACCAGCAGCAGATCATCAGATCCACAGCCAAGACCAACAAACCAAAGATCCGAAGGAGCCTAAAGGACAGTCAACATGAGCAGGTAAGGACTCGCTGTGGTTTCCAGTTAAGAGAAATAATGGACAATATAGTTAAAGTATCACTGAGCTGCATGGTAGatatcttttctttattttatgaaGAAGACTCACAGACTTGTACTTTAAGTAGGCTGCATATTCTGAAGCACTTGTACTTTAATATTTCCATCtcatgctactttatacttccaCACCACTACAAACTACAATGTAGTGATTATGTTGCCTGTTTATATTGAATGTAGATAGAAAACTTCTGTTTTTGGATTGAACTGCATTAAActtgattatatatatatatccttaAGTAATGCATCCTCCATGCAAGTCATATTCATCCATCACATCTCAGTCATCTTCAGTATCAAAAGCTGTGACTTTCTAGGCAGTTCTGTGAACATATATCAATACcaataaatcaattaaaacaTATCAAACAGTAATAATCTGCACAGTCTGTTGATAAAGTAGTCTTATGCCCAGATTTCGGGTTTAGGTTTGAATGTCTGTGTACTAGTTTCCATGTAGACTTGTCTAACTTCTTACATGTAGTTTGGTAACCACCTGACAAGTagacacacagttacacacccTCCTGCACACATTTAAGAGGATCTTCAAAGTCAGTTCTCTCCTCACGAGGGATGATTGGTGATgcaatttctttattttatggATAAAGAGTAGGTCCAAGCAGTTCATTAATACATCAAGATTTACAGCTATTAACTGGaactttttctgttgttttttatgtttggtTATTGGCAAGTATTAACCCATTCTTAGacaatgcacacaaacatgaattGGTGAAGGGTTAGTTGGCCTCCCCTTTGACCCTGCACTGTCCTATAGTCCACAGAGAATTCAATCAAAGCCAGATAATCATGTGATGCTCTCTGTTCTTTCAGGGAGGAATATATATAGTTTTATCTCTTATATATAATGGAGGAATGGTatgaacacactgaaaaagTTTCCATTGGGATCACCACCTTACCTACAGACAGTACAGCCCCCCTTGCTGATGATAGTACTCCTACCTCCCTAGGTTTTACGTGTGTCCACTAGGGTAAAGGTTTGTATTGTGTTGGTGATAGAAAGGAAAGAAACTAACATTTATATAGAAGTGCGTTCTACATCAGAACATCATGATGTTTTATTAATCATAGACAATAAAACAGTGGGGACTCTGTACATTCTGTAAGGCATTTAAGAGCACAATGGTGTCAACTTGCTGGATTGAAATAATGccaacattttttctgtttacaatTAAAGACGGGGTGGTGTAGACGTACACAGTGTTCTTGCTTGTGCAACAGCTTGATTTAGATAAATAACAGCTGAGGAACATGTTTCACAATTTTCCCTCACAAATAATTTTTAGTGAGGATggaaccaaacaaacaaaatgttgcaAACAAAAAGTTGGGCCAACAAGGATCAAGGATTAAAATATGCTGCTGGCATGATCTTATAGAATTTAGTCAGCATGTGTGAATGGAAGTTGCTCGTCTCATAGTCTTACACAAGTTTGATAGCATATCCGACAGTTGGGCGATGAATTCAGTTACAGGTTTCTGAGGTGCAGAAGACTCAGTGACACTCAGACACTTACCATCAGCCCAAATCTAGACTCAATTATGGTTCCAACACTAACAACTTGTGTCCTCCCTCCACTAACCACCCAATAAAtaccacaaaataaaatgaaggaaCCATGGGGATGAGGAGAGGGGAATGGAAAAGCATGAGGGAGGAAGTAGAACATTACATAGTCAGCATGACAGACCAGGAAGACAGATGTGTTCTGTTTTGTTAGTGTTTATAAAGACATGAGTTTTTGATTAATCTGTTTGTCATTAGTTGCGTAaacatgtttcactgcagtgagtgaaaaaaaaactacgTATTACGGACTATGACATAAGGCTAACCtgtcacaaaaaaagaacatgtaAACTTTGTTCTTTATCACTGAACTTTAGCCTGTGTTTTCTTATCTGCGCtcaaaagttttgttttggtggAGCAATTTTATAGTATTTAAATATCTTAATAATCAACATTAAACATCTTTTCACATcaattttcagaagttttttttctcatacatTTACTTTACCACTGTGGTAATGTAACTATTTGCATCTGGTGTTTATTCAGACTAGGTGTTCATTTAGCATTTAAGGTTAGTGTTCAAGTTTGTGACCTCTTAATCCCTATCTGAAACTGCAGGAGACTGTAAGAATTGCAAAGGTACACCTtcataatcattttttttctccccaaaaATCTAAGAATTTATGGCAAAATAATGACTGATCAGTACTCATCCTAATGCATTAAACATATGATCTTTCACACTGTCAAACATACTGTGTGATTGATGCAGTTTTTCCGAAGGTTTAATGCACATTAATTtaactaaaacagaaacagagacagtgatgtAAATATTAATAGCTtggagagagacaaacaaatttTCTAAAATATCTTCAGGTGCATGATGTCCTGCCCGCTGTTATATTCACCGTAGCATCACTTTGCAAAATCAACAGAAAGGTTGCAGTTTTGTTTACTGTGGTCAAACTCAGTTTGCGGGAACAATTTACCGAAGGTTTACTGCGTGGCCTGCATCATCTTTATGTTTACAGGTTAAGCAAGCACTTTTGCAAAGATGGACTTCAAACCTTGAATTAGCACAGGACTGACCACTCTGTTAAATCCTTGTTGTGGGACGTAATTGGGCAACTGTGTCTTTGGCTTGGTTTGCTATTTAGGCCAAAAGTCAGACGTCCTTGCCACAACACTATTGTGTTGACTTAACTGATTTCTTCTCTGGGTCTGAGTTGCAGTCATCAGTCAACTGTCATACTGATTAACCAACATTACTCAACTACAGCTAAAATAATTTGAATACAGTGATGCAATCATCTGTATGATACTTTTTTtgatatttcaaaaaaaaaaaaaaaacacaaaatattgctgattaaacatttcctctctgcagatGTCTTATTAGCAAGGCTGAGGTGCAAGGCTTCATCGAGAGGTGCATGATGGCCGTGGGCACCAAGCAGCACCATGCTTGTAGCCTGGCTGAGGTGCTGGTGGAAGGAGACCACAGAGGCCACTACAGCCATGGACTCAACAGGATGGGTCAGTGTGGTGCTGGAAGTTCATCACTTCACCTGCATGTTTCATTTAAAGGTGGTGTAGTGGTATAGAAGAGGAGAGTGGGTAAAGCGTGACTGGTATTTAAATATAGGTGTTGTTTGTGCTCATTGGCTCTATACTTTCTGACAGACATGTACGTAAAGGACATCCAGTCAGGAATCTGTGCTAAGGACGGTGAACCGGTGGTGGAGAAGGAGAGCGCAGCCACAGCACTGGTGGATGGGAAGAACCTCCTCGGTCCTGTGGTGGGAAACTTCTGTATGAATCTGGCCATAAAGAAGGCCAAGGAAGTCGGCATTGGCTGGGTGGTGGCACACGGTGAGTCCCTTTTTACAGGCATGTTGATGTGGCTTCTTTAATTGTAGTTAAAATACTTTAATTCTATACTTAATTGTATAATGCATTTTGATTGGGACAAGGTCCAACAGTTGGATAAACAcggttatttttttattgtgagtTCATGTTTCACACCAACATGCACAGGCATCACATATGGGCGTGTTTTGATTGGGACAGAATGTCCAGCATTCATAAAGGG
Above is a window of Lates calcarifer isolate ASB-BC8 linkage group LG10, TLL_Latcal_v3, whole genome shotgun sequence DNA encoding:
- the LOC108883051 gene encoding interferon-induced transmembrane protein 5; translation: MDNHSYNFPSDCTPLTNCKSARKPAGSTVVNMGNTGKNPPRDYLIWSLCNTLYVNFCCLGFMALIYSIKARDQKTQGNLQLAQECSDKAKWYNILAAGWNLLIPLLAIVLLVLLLVHLGSSQGSFDFLGEDGFQNFMKLFSW